A region of the Longimicrobium sp. genome:
ATCGAGGAAGCCGAAAGCCGATACCAGGAGTACCTCGCCGGCGGCATTGATGTCATACCAGCCTCGGAAGCTCTCGCACAAGTGCGCGCGGAGCTAGGCGGATCGGCTACCGGCGGTTGAAACCGCAGCAACAACCGCGGGAAGCCTGCCTTCGCAGGCTGTGAGGGGCCGGGATCGGTGCCGATCGCCGGCGCCGCGTCGCCGGGGGATGAATCCCCCGGCTGGAACGACGGGAAGACGGCTGAAGCCGTCTCGC
Encoded here:
- a CDS encoding addiction module protein, which produces MDLNEFELSAESQRAWIEEAESRYQEYLAGGIDVIPASEALAQVRAELGGSATGG